ATTCATACATATATCCATGTGGATCGCGTGGATATTCACCACCTTTCTGCACGTGTGGACCACCCACTCCCAACTCCAATTAATTACctaataatcattcaagattaattaattacatatgatTATCATATACGGTCATTATTAGGCAATTACTAATTTAAGAATGTGGAAGAAATTAAGTGTCAAACAGTTTTTGTATGTTGCCCGTGACGTGGGAAGACTCCAAACTTTACTTGCCAAAGATACACACTTTCTTTTACTGGCCAAAGACCGGTATTCTGTCAAActtcattaatatatagatataatattCTTGGGAAAATAAAATCCAGAAAACAAGAGATTGAGAGTGAGTTGTAGGCTGCAGGTGGGCACATGATCTCTTgcaaggaaaaaataaatagtagaAAGATTAGTGAGGAGGGGGTGGGGATGAtgagatatatgtatataaaactTGTTCTATGTGCTATAAGTCTGTTGGCCTGAGGAGGAAACAAGCTATAATTAAGGTGGCCGACTGCCTGCTGTCTACTGTCGACTACTGTCTAgtctatatatgcatgaaaAAGTAGTCAAGAAGAGCACGCACCCTACTACGTACTTACGTacaacacaaacaaaagacAACCCTTTTGTTTCACATATACAGTAcaacaaacaaattcttgcgcaactaaatttttctttttcttcttttccctACCTACCCCTccaaattcaaacaattttttttaaattaatgaatcatCACTATCACTAgctatgtatgtatgtattataATGTACAATATCTCATTATTTGCAAATTACGCTGCTTAATTAGCTAGCTgggtaatatttatattatttacagtTAATTAATGAAGTGGTATGTAGTCCACAAAATTAATTGTGGCTCATGTAATTAATCCTTTTCggttgaaatttcaaaacccATACATTATATGATAGATTTACCtcaagccaaaaaaaaaaaagaaagaaaataatgtgcAATGTCACGCACCACATGTAGTATGCTGATCTTCCACATGCAGGATATAAATGCACCACCAACAAACCCGCCccaaactaattattattattattaagattgaattttcacaatattaatttgaggGACGGAAGCGTTAATTAGACATTCTTTGctgttcaatatatatatatatatatatttggtggTGCAAAGGAGTCCAcacaccaaaaataaaaagctgATGCATGATGATATGGTGAGCGAGAGTCATGagtatatagatagatagatagatagatagttGAGGAGAGGAGGTAGAGACGACATGATCAACATGCCCATGTTCACATGCATCCAActatataaagaataaaattttcacaatattaatttgaggGACGGAAGCGTTAATTAGACATTCTTTGctgttcaatatatatatatatatatatatatttggtggTGCAAAGGAGTCCAcacaccaaaaataaaaagctgATGCATGATGATATGGTGAGCGAGAGtcatgagtatatatatagatagatagatagatagatgaGGAGAGGAGGTAGAGACGACATGATCAACATGCCCATGTTCACATGCATCCAActatataaagaataatgcCACGATACATGCTGAGATATAATGCAATTAgctcaacatatatatatacacatgtaCACAATTAATGGTGcatggaaattgaatataagcTCAAACCCCCCTGTCGTGTGATATTGTTTCATGTGCCTGTTATTTATGAACACATATTAACTTTGCTTTACATGGACCAGAAACAAGAAGCATCCATGGACCAATGCATACCTATTGTTtgcctaattttattttttgaaatatcttaTAACATATCATCAGATGTTTTATAAGCCCTCCAACCacctttttaatttctcaataatgaaattaaattacaaatttccaTGTGTAAATAATGAGCTGTCAACAATACCCAATCCCTCTGACTATTTTATCAACAGCAAGGTAAGTAAGCGAATGTTAATCATGTACATACAGAAATCACACGCAAGTCCAATTGCCATGTCAAAATGGGCTTAAAGCGCTAACAACTGGTTTCATCTAATTTTCTGTAAGCATCACCAAAACTTCCATCTTTTCTAACAACTTCTTCATAGTGTCCTGTGTCGGCAAGGACCGGCCCCGCTTATTCTTTTGTTAGGTATATTTGACCTCTCTTTCATGGTAAAAACAACCAACAATTCAACTAGTTCATCAGTCTCAAACGAAAACACCAGTTATgacaagagaaaaagaaattacagaGCAACCACAACTTCAACAAACCTAAAATTTCTTACAAAATTTGGCAATACCACCATCCAAATGAAGCTGCAAACCacattatttgatttgcaattttaatacATACCTAAATAGAATCTTATGTTTGCTATTTTACCCAAACATAACTCAACTCGCTGGGACTACTGGCAAAGCTGCTCCACTGCAGCCACAATCTGTGCAGGTTGAACCACTGTCCATTCTTCCAGAACTCCCGCATATGGAGTTGGTACGTCCTGTGACGACAAGCACACAATCGGGGCATCCAAATAATCAtggaaattttcattaatggATGCCGTCAAGCTGGCGCCAATACCTCCAGTTCTCATGCATTCCTCCACAATGAGCACACGATGAGTCTTTTTCACTGAATTCCCAATTGTGTAAAGATCAAATGGCTTCAGCGATCTGATATCGATGACTTCTGGGTCGTATCCTTTGTTGACCAGAGTCTTTGCAGCCTGCATGACGTGATACCTCATTCTGGAGTACGTCAGAATGGTAACATGCTCACCCGGTCTGACCATCTCAGCTTCCTCAAGATTCAATACATACTCTTCATCTGGAATCCTCTCTTTTAGATTGTAGAGTAAAACATGCTCAAAGAGAATCACGGGATTCTCACTCCTTATAGCAGCCTTCATCAACCCCTTGGCATTGTAAGGGGTCGAGCAAGCTACCATTTGAATCCCAGGAATCGACTGGAAGTACGACTCAAGGCGTTGTGAGTGCTCCGCTCCAAGTTGTCGACCAACTCCACCAGGTCCACGGATGACTACTGGTATCTTAAACTGCCCACCAGATGTGTAGTGAAGCATGCCACAGTTGTTCGAGATCTGATTAAAAGCCAGAAGGAGAAAACCCATGTTCATTCCCTCAACTATGGGACGCAGGCCGGTCATGGCAGCTCCTATGGCCATGCCAGTGAAGGAGTTTTCAGCAATGGGTGTGTCAAGAACCCTGAGATCACCGAACTTGGTGGCCAAGCCCTTGGTCACTTTGTATGAACCTCCATAATGGCCCACATCTTCGCCCATTACACAGACACGTGGATCTCTGTCCATCTCTTCCTCCAAACCTTCACGGAGAGCTTCAAATAGCAAAAGCTCATGCCTGAGGATGGAAATAGGGTTTTAAATTGGTTCACGTAATCTCAAGTGAAACAAAAGAGACATGATAAAGCAATACCTTCAGTTTATTGAAACACCGAAtcaattatccaaaaattataaagccATTAGACAAATTGTAATTGGAGATATCTATGCAGATAGGCATGTACATAAATCATTCAATGGTTTTTAATGAGAACTATTTTTATTCTGCATGCATATTGGGACGCCCCTTGCTCAATCATGGACAGGCATGGCAATAATTCAAATCCAGAGAGGACATTCTAATTGAACTACAACAGCTTAAATCAgttaaaaaccaaaaagattAAGCCAAAAAGAATCATAAGTACACCAAATGTGCATAGATTACAGAAGAACACCAACAATAAATGATCTGTTCCATGAAGCCCTGTACAGGGGAGTGGTTGGGCCAACAAGCTTCTATAAGACATGATCTTGTCATGCTTAACTCAATTCAACAAAGTTCGTTAACATGTATAAGGCATGCAAGTATTGAAATTGCTGGGATTTTAATAAATCAGACcttcttatatattatacatgagTTTGTTGCAAGACGTAATCAAGGTGCTTTGgagcatttttttcttttaaaaaaaaaaacaacaacaacaacaacaagttatgcacacaccccacacactcACGCACTCACCCAAGTTCGAACTCCCGTAGGAAATCTTGAGCCCAAGCCCCAGGGCCCCTAGGGGACAGGTGTTTTAGTGTGTTTTAGCTTATTCAAATATACATGTATTATGGAGAATTAGAAAGAGATCAAGGTTTGTGCAACACATCACCTGCATTGCCTAAGTGGACAGATCTATGAGAGAAGTTGATTCTAGACATGTAACAAGTATCATGAAATGAATgtgctttcatctaataagACTGAATAGACTGCGTAAAGTCTGAACTAAGATAGAATTAGCAGAATTAGGTAGTAAAAGATGGAGGCATAAAACATGTGCTGATAACCATTTCCGTTGCCTCTGCACCCAGCAATTTATGAGGAAGAAATCAGAGAATTACTTTTAAGAATATTCCCAATTGGGTAAGATGGAGAGTTCTCATCCACATTGGTTACCATAATAGCATGTCAAACAATAACTAATGCAGTATGCTATATTTGTGGGGCAAGCTCATACAATATCATCCAACTCGTGttatgcttttctttttcttcttaagataaaaataataatcaaagaCACAAAACTCGTCCCAATTTAGAATAATCAATTCCTAAGTGCCACTAGAATGTCAACTAGAAGGTGAATGACAATAGTGGCATCCAGAAAAAGTTCTAAATAGAGAAGACAATGAGAAATACCCGGGCTTGGATGCAGTAGAAGCTGTTACATTGTCTTGCTTCGTCTACAACGACAGAGGAATAGCACaaattaaatgagaaaaactataaatagaGATGAACATAAATTGGAATGAGAATGCACACTACACGAGAACATATTTGCATCGAACTCACACATAAAAAAGACAGGATAAACTTACTGCAACTGCATTAGTAGACAATGTTCCTCTCCTACTATTGCGAGGGTTCAAGCCAGAGCTCAAACTTCCATCAGAACGAATAACAAAGAAGCTTCCTTTCCTCTCTGAAGTAAAATGGCAAatccaaaaatagaaaagcatGCTTAGCATCACAAGCATACAAAGTTCTTGACAAGAGAAAATCCGCAGGGCAATGTTAAATTTCAACCATAATCAGTTCAAGCACAAAAACTTGGATATTTTATACATGATGCTAAGACACAGAGTAAAATTTGGGAAGCAAAGAGGCAATGTAACATATGGCATGCGTGTAATCTGACACATTATATCTAATTCTTCTGAGCCCATTTCCAACCTCTatgagtgtgagtgtgtggtGCCACATTACCACGAAATCTTCTCGTCACTTCCAACTAAAGGCAAAGTATTTGAATCAACAAGTAACAGGAACAGATAAAGCAATATCAGAAAGATGGTTCAACAAAAACTCGACAAAAGAACAAGGGAAAGGCAATAATTAGACAAGCAATTCAACAAACAACATCAAATGAAGAATCTATAGAAAAACATCAAGATTTAAAGAACCGATTAAACTCGATTTTAAAGAAAACCGAATCAAGAATAGCAAGAACCTGGGAGCGATCTGGGAGAAGCGAAGCAAGAATTCTTGTAATTAGCCGACGAGAGAGCCGTCGTGGCTCCAACTCCTTGCATAAACGCAGACGCCATTCAGAAACAGTCTCAAGATTCCacgaaagaaaagaagattcAGAACTCCTTACTTTTACGACCAAAAGAAAACACCAGTCAAGATTACAAAACAGAGCAAGTTTATACACAAACTTGCGAGAGAGATTAAGAAGAATaattgagagagagaagatgGTGGGAATGGAGATGCCGGTCGTTTACGGCGATTTGGTTAAGCCGGAAAGAGAAAAGCAGACGAGAAGTGACAAGAGTATGAGAGCAGAACCACAAGTTTCTCACTGTTGTATGGTTTTACACTTCGATCATGTCGCCAAACAGCCTACTTACGGTGTAATGGACCTGTATTTCTTGACAGCCCATTATAGTTGGACGCGTAGCCGAAATGGCAAGATGGTCATAAAGTTACCgttgccaataaatttttgccCAGGTGATGCCTTCTTAGTGATGAGAGTTAATAATGGACTTCAATTGTGGGCCAACAAGCCTAGTTCCTCTCTTATATATTTGGGCCAGCTAAAACGCAtattatttcatcttttattcAAAGAAAACCCTACAAAGGCACTATGATACCcctaaaccaaaaaatacCAGTACGATGTCGTAAGAAAGtaggaaatttaccaaaatcaagttttatggaactaaattagtgaataagtataatatatttattatataattaattattttttaaaaaaaagattttgttGTGTATAAGTAAGCTTGAAATTTAAGATaagtatattgtatttattatattaatacaaattc
This genomic window from Sesamum indicum cultivar Zhongzhi No. 13 linkage group LG12, S_indicum_v1.0, whole genome shotgun sequence contains:
- the LOC105175732 gene encoding pyruvate dehydrogenase E1 component subunit beta-3, chloroplastic, which translates into the protein MASAFMQGVGATTALSSANYKNSCFASPRSLPERKGSFFVIRSDGSLSSGLNPRNSRRGTLSTNAVATKQDNVTASTASKPGHELLLFEALREGLEEEMDRDPRVCVMGEDVGHYGGSYKVTKGLATKFGDLRVLDTPIAENSFTGMAIGAAMTGLRPIVEGMNMGFLLLAFNQISNNCGMLHYTSGGQFKIPVVIRGPGGVGRQLGAEHSQRLESYFQSIPGIQMVACSTPYNAKGLMKAAIRSENPVILFEHVLLYNLKERIPDEEYVLNLEEAEMVRPGEHVTILTYSRMRYHVMQAAKTLVNKGYDPEVIDIRSLKPFDLYTIGNSVKKTHRVLIVEECMRTGGIGASLTASINENFHDYLDAPIVCLSSQDVPTPYAGVLEEWTVVQPAQIVAAVEQLCQ